The genomic window ACTCCTTCACCTTCTCTAATAATAAGAGGTTCTTACTATCTCTGAGTATAATCCCGACATATAGTGTGTCAATGACCTTTTTACCACACCCCAAAGCGTTATTTTCGTCAAGAAATTTCTCTTTTTTCAATAATTTTAGCAATAAAAAAGCGCCCGAGACAATCGCCCAAGCGCTTTTTATTTTATTTTTCCATTTTTTTGGCTACTACTTGAGTGCCTCTTTGACTTTTATGACAATGTCCTTTAGCTCCCAGTCTGTCTTAACAAGATATTTAAATGCGCCACCCTCCATGGCTTTGCTCAAATCTTCCACAGTATCCAAGTTTGAGAGAATGATTACTGGAACATTTTTCCCCCATTCATCCTTTCGAAGTTTTTTGAGCATAGTAATACCATCCAT from Patescibacteria group bacterium includes these protein-coding regions:
- a CDS encoding response regulator is translated as MDIKKILIIEDDTNLQSQLAGVFKDDGFQVTLAGDGGKGLMLALVEHPDMILLDIILPKMDGITMLKKLRKDEWGKNVPVIILSNLDTVEDLSKAMEGGAFKYLVKTDWELKDIVIKVKEALK